One window from the genome of Salisaeta longa DSM 21114 encodes:
- a CDS encoding RNA-binding domain-containing protein, which translates to MTLRELQQLVALGEGVSLEFKRRVPRAPRIAKEVVALANTHGGRILLGVADDGTITGVSDASEEAFAFDQAVAQYTAPPVPYRTERIVIAPGRDVLLVVVPESDQKPHRLLNAAAAGDGTPYVRVKEMSVEASDESVRLMQAGDATNGVTFAFGETESLLMRYLDDYGRITVAQFAQLADVSTDEASVILVRLVRADVLRLHADRGADYFTLRY; encoded by the coding sequence ATGACGCTGCGCGAATTGCAACAACTGGTGGCCCTCGGCGAAGGCGTGAGTCTTGAGTTTAAGCGCCGCGTGCCGCGCGCGCCCCGCATTGCCAAAGAGGTGGTGGCGCTGGCCAACACCCACGGCGGGCGCATCCTGCTTGGCGTTGCCGATGACGGGACCATCACCGGCGTTAGCGATGCCAGCGAGGAGGCCTTTGCCTTCGATCAGGCCGTGGCCCAGTACACCGCCCCGCCCGTTCCGTACCGAACCGAGCGCATCGTCATTGCCCCGGGCCGCGACGTTCTCCTCGTGGTTGTGCCCGAAAGCGACCAGAAGCCGCACCGCCTCCTCAACGCAGCAGCCGCCGGCGATGGCACGCCGTACGTGCGCGTGAAGGAGATGAGCGTGGAGGCGAGCGACGAGTCGGTGCGCCTGATGCAAGCGGGCGACGCGACCAACGGTGTCACGTTTGCGTTCGGCGAAACCGAATCGCTCCTGATGCGCTACCTCGACGACTATGGCCGGATCACGGTGGCGCAGTTTGCCCAGTTGGCCGACGTGTCGACCGACGAGGCGTCGGTCATTCTTGTGCGCCTCGTGCGGGCCGACGTGCTGCGCCTACACGCCGACCGCGGCGCCGACTACTTTACGCTACGGTATTAG
- a CDS encoding Tm-1-like ATP-binding domain-containing protein: MSSTILLIGTLDTKGEEFAFARDQIEARGHTAVLLDVGVLGAPTVEPTIPAHEVAKAAGTTLEALREANDRGAAMDAMTEGATAIARERLDTHAFDAVLGLGGSGNTAVATGVMRALPVGLPKVMVSTMASGDTAPYVGAKDITMMYSVVDIAGLNRIARQVIGNAVGAACGMAEQSISAADDKPLVAATMFGVTTPCVTAVRNHLEEEGYEVVTFHATGSGGRAMEGLIEDGFIAGVADITTTEWCDELVGGVLSAGPTRLDAAGQTGTPQVVSVGALDMVNFGPVDTVPDAFQERTLYQHNAQVTLMRTTPEENAELGRILAEKLNAATGPTVLMLPLRGVSMIDAPDEPFHDPAADAALFDALREHINPTSVELVEVDAHINDKAFANALATRLIDLLDG; encoded by the coding sequence ATGAGCTCCACCATTCTTCTAATTGGTACGCTCGACACCAAGGGAGAGGAATTTGCGTTTGCCCGCGACCAGATCGAGGCACGGGGGCACACGGCCGTACTGCTTGACGTGGGGGTGCTGGGCGCACCCACCGTTGAACCCACGATTCCCGCCCATGAAGTGGCTAAGGCCGCGGGTACTACGCTTGAAGCACTGCGCGAGGCCAACGATCGGGGGGCCGCCATGGATGCGATGACCGAAGGCGCAACAGCCATTGCGCGCGAACGGCTGGACACGCATGCCTTTGATGCCGTCCTGGGCCTCGGCGGCTCGGGCAATACGGCCGTAGCTACCGGGGTAATGCGGGCGCTGCCCGTAGGCCTTCCAAAAGTAATGGTGTCGACGATGGCATCGGGCGACACAGCCCCGTACGTCGGTGCAAAGGACATCACAATGATGTACTCGGTGGTTGATATTGCCGGGCTGAATCGCATCGCACGGCAAGTGATTGGCAACGCCGTAGGGGCAGCCTGTGGAATGGCCGAACAATCCATTTCCGCAGCCGACGATAAGCCGCTTGTGGCCGCGACTATGTTTGGCGTGACCACCCCGTGCGTAACGGCCGTGCGCAACCATCTTGAAGAGGAAGGCTACGAGGTGGTCACTTTCCATGCCACCGGGAGCGGCGGCCGCGCCATGGAGGGGCTCATCGAGGATGGGTTCATTGCCGGCGTGGCAGACATCACGACCACCGAGTGGTGCGATGAACTTGTGGGCGGCGTGCTGAGCGCGGGCCCCACGCGCCTCGACGCTGCCGGGCAAACGGGCACCCCGCAGGTCGTCTCTGTTGGGGCCCTCGACATGGTCAATTTTGGCCCTGTGGATACAGTGCCCGATGCGTTTCAGGAGCGCACCTTGTATCAGCACAATGCACAGGTCACGCTGATGCGCACCACGCCCGAGGAGAACGCCGAGCTGGGGCGTATTCTTGCCGAGAAGCTTAACGCTGCCACCGGCCCCACCGTACTCATGCTACCGCTCCGCGGCGTGAGCATGATCGATGCCCCTGATGAGCCGTTCCACGATCCCGCGGCTGACGCTGCTCTCTTCGATGCGCTTCGTGAGCACATTAACCCCACGTCCGTAGAGCTCGTGGAGGTGGATGCGCACATTAACGACAAGGCCTTTGCGAACGCATTGGCCACACGCCTGATCGATTTGCTTGATGGATGA
- a CDS encoding phosphoenolpyruvate hydrolase family protein, with protein sequence MPFIERSESLQRLQSQVDAGTPLLGAGAGTGISAKFAERGGTDIIIIYNSGRYRMGGRGSLAGLLPYGDANAIVVDMAREVLPVVRDTPVLAGVCGTDPFRLMPAFLRELKEMGFDGVQNFPTVGLIDGTFRQNLEETEMSFQKEIDMIRLAHEMDFLTCPYVFDTEQAKAMATAGADVLVPHMGLTTKGDIGAETALNLEEAADRVQAMHDAAKAVNPDILVLCHGGPIAEPDDAQYIFDHTEGVVGFFGASSVERLPTEPAIEHQARAFKELNF encoded by the coding sequence ATGCCTTTTATTGAACGCAGTGAATCGTTGCAGCGCTTGCAATCGCAGGTAGACGCCGGTACGCCCCTTTTAGGTGCTGGAGCGGGCACTGGCATCTCGGCCAAGTTTGCCGAGCGCGGCGGCACCGACATCATCATCATCTACAACTCCGGCCGCTACCGAATGGGCGGGCGCGGCAGCCTTGCTGGTCTGCTTCCGTACGGTGATGCCAATGCCATCGTGGTCGACATGGCCCGCGAGGTGCTTCCCGTTGTGAGGGATACGCCCGTTCTTGCTGGCGTCTGCGGCACCGATCCGTTTCGCCTCATGCCGGCCTTCCTCCGCGAACTTAAAGAGATGGGCTTTGACGGGGTGCAGAACTTCCCGACGGTGGGCCTCATCGATGGTACCTTCCGGCAAAACCTGGAAGAGACGGAGATGAGCTTTCAGAAGGAGATTGACATGATCCGTTTAGCACACGAAATGGACTTCCTGACATGCCCGTACGTCTTTGACACCGAACAAGCAAAGGCCATGGCCACCGCCGGCGCCGACGTACTCGTGCCGCACATGGGCCTCACAACGAAGGGTGATATTGGAGCCGAAACGGCCCTCAATCTTGAGGAAGCCGCCGACCGTGTACAGGCCATGCACGATGCAGCAAAGGCCGTCAACCCCGATATCCTTGTGTTGTGCCACGGCGGCCCCATTGCCGAGCCGGACGACGCCCAGTACATTTTTGATCACACCGAAGGCGTCGTCGGGTTCTTTGGTGCTTCAAGCGTCGAGCGGCTGCCTACCGAACCGGCGATCGAACATCAGGCTCGTGCCTTCAAGGAGTTGAATTTTTAA
- a CDS encoding NAD(P)H-dependent glycerol-3-phosphate dehydrogenase — translation MNAPITILGAGSWGTALAVHWARAGRDVTLWTRRPAAAASMRHTRHNPRYLPDVALPAGVTVTSSLASAAEASSLWALAVPSQAMRALVRQLIPFLHPAVHLVSLAKGIENGTLCTMSQVIADVLGPAVDHRVSVCYGPSHAEEVALDQPTAVVVAAPHLDTAETIQARFMTDRLRVYVNTDVMGVEVGGSAKNVLAIAAGISDGVGYGDNAKAALVTRGLAEIKRLGLALGAKPATFAGLTGIGDLVVTCMSAHSRNRHLGEQIGRGHALASIVDRMDMVAEGVQTTVSLRDLAARHGIEMPITAAVYAVLFEGQAPEAMVDALMTRDAKRENWRPELLES, via the coding sequence GTGAACGCTCCGATCACGATTCTGGGCGCGGGCAGCTGGGGCACGGCGCTCGCGGTGCACTGGGCGCGCGCCGGGCGCGACGTTACGCTATGGACGCGCCGCCCCGCGGCGGCAGCTAGCATGCGCCACACGCGCCACAACCCGCGGTACCTGCCCGACGTGGCGCTCCCCGCGGGCGTCACGGTTACCTCCAGCCTCGCTTCAGCGGCGGAGGCATCGTCGCTGTGGGCGCTGGCCGTTCCGTCGCAGGCCATGCGGGCGCTCGTCCGGCAACTGATTCCGTTCCTGCATCCCGCGGTGCACCTTGTGTCGCTGGCCAAGGGGATTGAAAACGGCACGCTGTGCACCATGTCGCAGGTCATTGCCGATGTGCTGGGGCCCGCGGTGGACCACCGCGTGAGCGTGTGCTACGGCCCCAGCCATGCGGAGGAAGTGGCCCTCGACCAGCCCACGGCCGTGGTGGTGGCCGCGCCGCACCTCGACACCGCCGAGACGATCCAGGCCCGCTTCATGACCGACCGCCTGCGCGTGTACGTAAACACCGATGTGATGGGCGTTGAGGTGGGCGGCTCCGCCAAAAACGTCCTCGCTATCGCGGCCGGTATCAGCGACGGCGTTGGCTATGGCGACAACGCGAAGGCCGCGCTCGTCACCCGCGGCCTTGCCGAGATCAAACGGCTCGGGCTCGCCCTTGGCGCAAAGCCCGCTACCTTTGCCGGCCTCACCGGCATCGGCGACCTCGTGGTCACCTGCATGAGCGCACACAGCCGCAACCGCCACCTGGGCGAACAGATTGGCCGGGGCCACGCGCTGGCGTCCATCGTAGACCGCATGGACATGGTGGCAGAGGGCGTACAGACGACGGTGTCGCTCCGCGACCTGGCCGCCCGCCACGGCATCGAGATGCCCATTACCGCCGCGGTGTACGCCGTGCTCTTCGAGGGCCAGGCGCCCGAGGCCATGGTCGACGCCCTCATGACGCGCGACGCCAAACGCGAAAACTGGCGCCCCGAGCTCCTCGAATCGTAG
- a CDS encoding DNA double-strand break repair nuclease NurA: MLDLRKLHEQLADFRTHERTMRDRRTEQLARARAALEACAGADWAALRDRVQACDPSPLVAELRDDPTARYAAPERPTPLTIVAADGSQIYPDRHVEPTFFLLNISKIAFQYGTTEPPVLDAVPDLHFRERLDAHFDATLGSVTTEVVSALRDEAELRMLLDTARDAICDGRPLVALADGTLIRWMLRGMRNRAVEEELIARYASMLRSFRDEALPLASYISRPANTEVVNFLRVVLAEIGALTPLVDTGAVPEGAPLEGLLDRTLMQAVLDVGERSAVFQSTSHIQASYEAESAICYVYVKIPVGAHRSEIARIECPRWVADAPALLDTIHALVLDECQKGDGYPIALSEAHERAVVRAPEREAFFRLLDRTFRRDGLPAQGSRKRFSKQRPRV; encoded by the coding sequence ATGCTGGATCTCCGGAAATTACACGAGCAACTGGCGGACTTCCGCACGCACGAGCGCACCATGCGCGACCGGCGGACCGAGCAGCTGGCTCGGGCCCGTGCGGCATTGGAAGCCTGCGCCGGCGCCGACTGGGCCGCGCTGCGCGACCGCGTGCAGGCCTGCGATCCAAGTCCGCTGGTGGCCGAGCTGCGCGACGACCCGACGGCGCGGTACGCGGCACCCGAGCGGCCCACGCCGCTCACCATCGTCGCGGCCGACGGGTCTCAGATCTACCCCGACCGCCACGTGGAGCCCACGTTCTTTCTGCTCAACATCAGCAAAATTGCGTTTCAGTACGGCACAACCGAACCACCGGTGCTGGATGCCGTGCCGGATTTGCACTTCCGCGAGCGCCTCGACGCCCACTTCGATGCAACCCTGGGCAGCGTAACGACCGAGGTGGTATCGGCGCTGCGCGACGAGGCCGAGCTGCGCATGCTGCTTGATACGGCGCGCGACGCCATCTGCGACGGCCGCCCGCTCGTGGCCCTTGCCGATGGCACGCTCATCCGCTGGATGCTGCGCGGCATGCGCAACCGCGCCGTCGAAGAGGAGCTCATCGCGCGTTATGCCTCCATGCTGCGCTCCTTCCGCGACGAGGCCCTGCCGCTGGCCTCGTACATCAGCCGCCCCGCGAACACCGAGGTGGTCAACTTTTTGCGCGTCGTGCTGGCCGAGATTGGCGCGCTGACGCCGCTTGTTGACACCGGCGCGGTGCCCGAGGGCGCGCCGCTAGAGGGCCTGCTCGATCGCACGCTCATGCAAGCGGTGTTGGATGTCGGCGAGCGCTCGGCGGTCTTTCAATCGACCTCGCACATTCAAGCCTCGTACGAGGCCGAAAGCGCCATCTGCTACGTGTACGTCAAGATCCCGGTGGGAGCGCACCGCAGCGAGATTGCGCGCATCGAGTGCCCGCGCTGGGTGGCCGACGCCCCGGCGCTGCTCGACACCATTCACGCGCTGGTGCTGGATGAATGCCAGAAGGGAGACGGCTACCCGATTGCGCTGTCTGAGGCCCACGAGCGCGCGGTGGTGCGCGCACCGGAGCGCGAGGCGTTCTTCCGCCTGCTCGACCGCACCTTCCGGCGCGATGGCCTGCCCGCCCAGGGCTCGCGCAAGCGCTTCAGCAAGCAGCGGCCCCGCGTGTAG
- the rnr gene encoding ribonuclease R translates to MAHDTAAPSDDTIRRRLLEHLRAHPDTAYRSHELAQALGYDDDNDHFLAFCDVLADLSASHLVRRDGRKYKANRQPNHKRGTLSVHPQGFGFVQDEESDEEFFIREHNMAEALDGDRVLVGVAARSKDDKKRECEVLDVLERRRTQVVGTFRQRGHFAFVDPDDQRVLQDVYVPEEAFNGAEDGQKVVASIDRFDSRKASPEGRVLRVLGDADDANVRVLALAMSMDVRPELPDEVIAAAEAIPEEIPSDEIERRLDLRSKPVFTIDPDDAKDFDDAIHILQKPDGNYEVGVHIADVSHYVPTEGPIEDEAYDRATSVYLVDRTIPMLPEKLSNGLCSLRPHEDKLAFSCLMDVTPQGEVVSYDIRETVIHSKQRLTYDEAQAYLDGESGPMAAHVRRAWGLAEKLTKERMSTGGIDFGSDEVKVILNDDGTPQEVVRKTRKPANRLVEEFMLLANRTVAAHIGDPSYAKDHAANGAPFDDNAPPFVYRIHDTPDAERIRQLAEYVQVFGHTLPLTDGNADSEDLAQLINSARDTAEEIVIRRAALRAMSKAEYNVNNIGHYGLSFDFYTHFTSPIRRYPDLAIHRLLKRYHAGGRPANEERLTAICEHCSEQEREAEQAERESVKLKKVEYAARHVGNTYEGVVSGATKFGVFVEITDLLVEGLVHVREMDDDYYAFDESTYTLRGENYGRSFRPGDTVQVKIIGADIEKREVDLVFVDDAKSGK, encoded by the coding sequence GTGGCTCACGATACCGCTGCTCCCTCCGACGATACCATTCGCCGCCGTCTCCTTGAACACCTGCGGGCCCATCCGGACACGGCCTATCGCTCGCACGAGCTGGCGCAAGCGCTCGGGTACGACGACGACAACGATCACTTTTTGGCGTTTTGCGACGTCCTGGCCGACCTGAGCGCCAGTCACCTGGTGCGCCGCGACGGGCGAAAGTACAAGGCCAACCGGCAGCCCAACCACAAGCGGGGCACCCTCTCGGTGCATCCGCAGGGCTTTGGGTTTGTGCAAGATGAGGAGAGCGACGAGGAGTTCTTCATCCGCGAGCACAACATGGCCGAAGCCCTCGACGGCGATCGGGTGCTTGTGGGCGTCGCGGCGCGCTCGAAAGACGACAAAAAGCGCGAGTGCGAGGTGCTCGATGTGCTGGAGCGCCGCCGCACGCAGGTGGTGGGGACCTTTCGGCAGCGGGGGCACTTTGCCTTCGTAGACCCCGACGATCAGCGCGTGCTGCAGGATGTGTACGTGCCCGAGGAGGCGTTCAACGGCGCAGAAGATGGGCAGAAGGTGGTGGCGTCCATCGACCGGTTTGACAGCCGCAAAGCCTCGCCCGAAGGCCGCGTGCTGCGCGTGCTGGGCGATGCCGACGATGCGAACGTGCGCGTGCTGGCGCTGGCCATGAGCATGGACGTGCGCCCCGAGCTGCCCGACGAGGTCATCGCGGCCGCCGAAGCCATCCCCGAAGAGATTCCATCGGATGAGATCGAGCGCCGCCTCGACTTGCGCTCGAAGCCCGTCTTTACCATCGACCCGGACGATGCCAAGGACTTCGACGATGCCATCCACATCCTCCAGAAGCCCGACGGCAACTACGAGGTCGGCGTCCACATCGCCGACGTAAGCCACTACGTGCCCACCGAAGGGCCAATTGAAGACGAGGCCTACGACCGCGCCACGAGCGTCTATCTCGTCGATCGCACCATTCCCATGCTGCCGGAGAAGCTCTCCAACGGGCTCTGCTCGCTGCGGCCGCACGAAGACAAGCTGGCGTTCTCCTGCCTCATGGACGTAACGCCGCAAGGCGAGGTGGTGTCGTACGACATCCGCGAAACCGTCATCCACTCCAAGCAGCGCCTCACCTACGACGAGGCGCAGGCCTACCTGGATGGCGAATCGGGGCCGATGGCGGCGCACGTGCGCCGCGCCTGGGGGCTGGCCGAGAAGCTGACGAAGGAACGCATGAGCACCGGCGGCATCGACTTCGGCTCCGACGAGGTCAAGGTGATCCTCAATGACGACGGCACACCGCAAGAGGTGGTGCGCAAGACCCGCAAGCCGGCCAACCGGCTCGTGGAGGAGTTCATGCTACTGGCCAACCGCACCGTGGCGGCGCACATCGGCGACCCGTCGTACGCGAAGGACCATGCCGCCAACGGCGCTCCCTTCGACGACAACGCACCGCCCTTTGTCTATCGCATTCACGACACGCCCGATGCCGAGCGCATTCGTCAACTGGCGGAGTACGTTCAGGTCTTTGGGCACACCCTCCCGCTTACCGATGGCAACGCGGACTCCGAGGATCTTGCGCAGCTCATCAACTCCGCCCGCGACACGGCCGAGGAGATCGTCATCCGGCGGGCGGCGCTCCGGGCCATGTCGAAGGCCGAGTACAACGTGAACAACATCGGCCACTACGGCCTCTCGTTCGATTTCTACACGCACTTCACCAGCCCCATCCGCCGGTACCCCGACCTGGCGATACACCGGCTCCTGAAGCGTTACCACGCGGGCGGGCGACCCGCCAACGAAGAGCGGCTCACCGCCATTTGCGAGCACTGCTCAGAGCAAGAGCGCGAGGCCGAGCAGGCCGAGCGCGAGTCGGTGAAGCTGAAAAAGGTGGAATACGCCGCGCGCCACGTGGGCAATACCTACGAGGGTGTTGTGAGCGGAGCCACCAAGTTTGGCGTGTTCGTCGAGATCACCGACCTTTTGGTAGAAGGGCTCGTCCACGTGCGCGAAATGGACGACGACTACTACGCGTTCGATGAGTCGACGTACACGCTGCGCGGCGAAAACTACGGCCGCAGCTTTCGGCCGGGCGACACCGTGCAGGTGAAAATCATCGGCGCCGATATCGAGAAGCGCGAAGTCGATCTCGTGTTTGTCGACGACGCCAAATCCGGCAAGTGA
- the plsY gene encoding glycerol-3-phosphate 1-O-acyltransferase PlsY: MLSLAVILVLSYLVGSIPGSVWAGKALYGIDVREHGSGNAGATNTFRVVGWKAGVLSTVIDMGKGALAAGGFARWIRIDALPMFGGWDALTIVGLLAGLAAVLGHMFPIWARFQGGKGVNTAAGILLALSPISTLLTMAVFLIVLLTSRYVSLASMTGAVAFPTIVALRRYVFEADEPLSLLLFGIVVAVAIIAAHQSNIKRLLAGNENRVGSFKPAQGMHGRGEI, from the coding sequence ATGCTTTCTCTGGCCGTCATCCTTGTATTGAGCTACCTGGTGGGCTCCATTCCCGGAAGTGTTTGGGCCGGCAAAGCGCTGTACGGCATTGACGTACGCGAGCATGGCAGCGGCAATGCCGGCGCCACCAACACGTTTCGGGTGGTGGGGTGGAAGGCGGGCGTGCTGTCTACGGTTATCGACATGGGCAAGGGCGCGCTGGCGGCAGGCGGCTTTGCGCGGTGGATTCGCATCGACGCGCTGCCTATGTTTGGCGGCTGGGATGCACTCACCATCGTGGGGCTTCTCGCGGGCCTCGCGGCGGTGCTGGGGCACATGTTTCCGATCTGGGCGCGCTTTCAGGGCGGCAAGGGCGTGAATACGGCCGCGGGCATTCTGCTGGCCCTCTCGCCCATCTCCACCCTGCTTACGATGGCCGTTTTTCTCATCGTGCTGCTCACCTCGCGCTACGTGTCGCTGGCCTCCATGACCGGCGCGGTGGCCTTCCCCACCATCGTGGCGCTGCGGCGGTACGTGTTTGAAGCCGACGAGCCGCTGAGCCTGCTTCTCTTCGGAATCGTCGTTGCAGTCGCCATCATCGCGGCGCATCAATCGAACATTAAGCGCCTGTTGGCGGGCAACGAGAACCGGGTTGGATCATTCAAACCGGCGCAAGGGATGCACGGGCGCGGCGAAATTTGA
- a CDS encoding cupin domain-containing protein, which yields MQHIGPAAITTADDVDTLQFDWGTLQMLSDPHSTGADSSSFGLVHVHPGSGHARHNHPEADEIIFVRSGTGTQMLDDKDPVAIGPGDAIYIPKGVYHATQNTGEESLELIIVYTPAGPEQIFRDMEESTIIPADG from the coding sequence ATGCAACATATCGGACCTGCTGCCATCACAACCGCCGACGACGTCGATACGCTTCAGTTCGACTGGGGCACTCTTCAGATGCTCAGCGACCCGCACTCTACCGGGGCCGACAGCTCGAGCTTTGGCCTAGTGCACGTCCATCCAGGCAGCGGGCATGCCCGCCACAACCATCCGGAAGCCGATGAGATAATTTTCGTCCGCTCCGGGACTGGGACGCAGATGCTCGACGACAAAGACCCTGTTGCCATTGGGCCCGGAGACGCTATCTACATCCCGAAGGGCGTATATCATGCCACGCAGAATACGGGCGAGGAGTCGCTCGAACTCATTATCGTTTACACACCTGCCGGTCCCGAGCAGATTTTCCGCGATATGGAAGAGAGCACGATTATCCCGGCAGATGGGTAA